The following coding sequences are from one Pocillopora verrucosa isolate sample1 chromosome 5, ASM3666991v2, whole genome shotgun sequence window:
- the LOC131798087 gene encoding uncharacterized protein isoform X2, with translation MASVETFSASGEISPRFQKLLRGVSDELSPEELRHAVSSIKTNFRGKFEDQGEQDLYSCLQLFAQQGLVSEDNLTLLEGFLSPKTSKKKSLKEKIQQFKENRQQEVSPGKEESGLTGRERDLKEVMAMLTTRSSCVVNLHGISGVGKTKLAMETISKWPGRKFKADFRDITEMEDVHFHVLNALAPDKTIISFEANPVVELMQQLRQAEQHSDILLLLDNVDKFAGGDDEASTSLNANFVTFLHGLLGPKDYPGKSKLKILLTSRSTLRHAKLANVDNYEVMALEKASSSALFQSQRIGSVREDQIEKLLQICQGNPLIIKGMAAILRQQIADDTRILETIEQPLTAKPQESGIPPAEESGERDVFDSEKEGIDKEQESCLRKMFFFLPSKQLKDSAISMSLFCRSFSVEAAAEVLEVDSSEAVIQLEGLRNSEVLTVDPDVKELTYDIHPLVRTFLRSIGSNQKKFVKVYEKAKARFFKYFMSKMVDISKLLDKDYMNAFDNFDLDKPNFELTLDISFKSDHLLIPKEHRGSVMIFYLFEAMLDVKARKKIFNCWAEKVKEDGKEGSLLRAELKCHETLMVLKLEGWQRALTVARRAKELLSKVQKEIKSKESFRLTKSSYLFSKGEVYYRAGNMAKSLRILHKALKIMESVLHSHTSTSRCLNAIGNCHNKLGEHDEAIKYYMRAYDMRQQLSGSMKHFDMPLFKGQIGTVYEGKKQFEKAIEFYKEAIELAKELKIPGMLNTALFNRNIANAYCWLQNFKDAYQPAKNAYEIRKVILGRHPDTARSAFQIAEICRDLEDSDEAKKFYEEAWEIEKSLGQGNHSEVMVSIVERYEAILRKGERKDQFRQEAFDFFLRHWDEERAFEGFEFSLANKRIIDSVKKGLGEFGDRQTQERYQKEALWFYEGAWNSPDTRKLPDTKREEILQTLCELCAQLSEKSKGEKYSNEAFRFYEEKWKRKKEGMSEHDRIDILTNLVEMATSQRKERKRQKYESLLKGAKQSGTLMGTVKGFLSHGAKEVEQLFNENDDSDNEVDIPSDDDDDDHDSSDGSEEIPEASQQVQQLAIQEEDDEELKSEQEQDPDRIKIHEGKIGGKEDTWHIREAGASIQLCSEAIQHPLPFTCRCLLWNPRILSPPIANDEILVSSVIELSHDGPPDLEYKESVEGTRFTVALLHSAPNLEGYEVVIKQLIDQENNEWKELKTENTWHGSGTSTVPQWLFPFAQAVCTKSAVSSFAAIWRPKSFTFSRSTAVGPELTCIVPEFPDVSVQIPQSCVPVNQDFCVTIKVQEFPSSELKGEGGLVGPVLYISSSQNVTLIAPVTIRIPLTLRRGKQEPAELCPGELRILHCESLVEPHDWKDITDQLDEPPRLLNGKAQFKVRHFSGFRPIKLIRSLLQSASGLTEFLRKLCSRSRPQHARFFTCLCETGVRDHFGLKLFCYPQRLYYDVKRQISECVVPYKDEGSSSKPVYGEEKILVSLSKAIIPQGTDQKNALQFVRFHENEVYYTAGEVCLRSESVPVVKFCDQNQELLCNIIMVLASQVSIPVTSDFEEGSGISYQSVKHSVVKRPNSESSSCSPVAAPRKRIRQSAGIYIVKDGEPSNEELEYLSLELEGKWHKLGRRLGFSPAVIRNYDGDNPKLADKAFNMLIDWKQGQGSKATYTVLHDALCHNLVNRKSLAEQFCCDKIEGNASR, from the exons ATGGCGTCCGTCGAGACATTCTCCGCTTCTGGAGAAATTTCTCCTCGTTTTCAAAAGCTTCTTCGAGGAGTGTCCGATGAACTCAGCCCCGAAGAACTAAGGCATGCTGTATCGTCCATAAAAACTAATTTTAGGGGCAAGTTTGAGGATCAAGGAGAACAAGATTTGTACTCATGCCTCCAATTATTTGCTCAGCAGGGTCTTGTATCGGAGGACAATCTGACTTTGTTGGAGGGGTTTCTAAGCCCGAAAACGTCCAAGAAAAAGTctctaaaggaaaaaattcaacaatttaaGGAAAACCGCCAACAAGAGGTCAGTCCTGGAAAGGAAGAATCAGGTTTGACCGGCAGGGAACGTGACCTAAAGGAAGTTATGGCAATGTTGACAACGAGGAGTTCGTGTGTTGTCAATTTGCATGGAATTAGTGGAGTAGGCAAGACGAAATTGGCCATGGAAACCATTTCGAAGTGGCCAGGGAGGAAATTCAAGGCTGATTTTAGAGACATCACAGAGATGGAAGACGTTCATTTTCACGTTTTAAACGCTTTAGCACCAGACAAAACGATCATAAGCTTCGAAGCAAATCCAGTAGTTGAATTAATGCAACAGTTAAGGCAGGCAGAGCAACACAGTGACATTTTGCTGCTCCTTGATAACGTCGATAAATTTGCAGGAGGAGATGATGAAGCTTCCACCTCCCTTAATGCCAATTTTGTGACGTTTCTGCATGGACTTCTAGGTCCAAAGGATTATCCGGGGAAATCgaaattgaagattttgttGACATCAAGATCAACACTTCGTCACGCAAAGTTGGCCAACGTTGACAATTACGAAGTTATGGCTTTAGAGAAAGCTTCATCAAGTGCTCTATTCCAAAGTCAGAGAATTGGCAGCGTTCGAGAGGATCAGATAGAGAAACTACTGCAGATATGCCAAGGGAATCCCCTTATCATAAAAGGAATGGCAGCAATATTGAGGCAACAAATAGCAGATGACACCAGGATTCTGGAAACGATTGAGCAGCCACTAACAGCCAAGCCACAAGAATCGGGAATACCACCAGCAGAGGAGAGTGGAGAGAGAGACGTATTCGACTCTGAAAAGGAAGGCATTGATAAAGAGCAAGAAAGctgtttgagaaaaatgtttttcttcttgccAAGCAAACAGTTAAAAGATTCTGCCATTTCGATGTCACTGTTCTGTCGCTCTTTCTCTGTCGAAGCAGCAGCCGAAGTCCTTGAAGTGGACTCGTCAGAAGCTGTTATACAACTAGAAGGTCTCAGGAATAGTGAAGTGCTAACGGTAGACCCTGACGTGAAAGAACTCACCTATGACATCCACCCTTTGGTGCGAACATTTCTGAGAAGTATCGGTAGTAACCAAAAGAAGTTCGTCAAAGTTTACGAGAAGGCAAAAGCCaggttttttaaatatttcatgtCCAAAATGGTAGACATTTCCAAGCTTTTGGACAAAGACTACATGAATGCCTTCGATAATTTTGATCTTGACAAACCAAACTTTGAACTTACTTTGGATATTTCTTTCAAGTCAGACCATCTTCTTATCCCAAAAGAGCATCGTGGAAGTGTTATGATCTTTTATCTCTTCGAGGCCATGCTTGACGTAAAAgcaaggaagaaaatttttaattgctgGGCCGAAAAGGTCAAGGAAGATGGAAAGGAAG GTTCCTTGCTTCGAGCAGAACTAAAATGCCACGAAACATTGATGGTTCTTAAACTTGAGGGATGGCAGAGAGCATTGACAGTCGCGAGGAGAGCGAAAGAGTTACTTAGCAAAGTGCAGAAGGAAATTAAGAGCAAAGAATCCTTTAGGTTGACCAAGAGTTCCTACCTGTTCTCTAAGGGTGAAGTTTATTACAGAGCTGGGAATATGGCCAAATCACTGAGGATTTTGCACAAGGCGCTGAAGATAATGGAAAGTGTACTTCACAGCCACACAAGCACTTCAAGGTGCTTAAACGCCATTGGAAACTGCCACAACAAGCTAGGAGAACATGACGAGGCCATAAAGTACTACATGAGAGCATACGATATGAGACAACAGCTTTCTGgctcaatgaaacattttgacatGCCCCTCTTCAAAGGACAGATCGGGACGGTTtatgaaggaaagaaacaatttgaaaaggCAATCGAATTCTACAAAGAGGCCATAGAGCTCGCTAAGGAGCTAAAAATCCCGGGCATGCTGAACACTGCTCTTTTCAATCGAAACATTGCTAACGCGTACTGTTGGTTGCAAAACTTTAAAGACGCTTACCAACCTGCAAAGAACGCTTACGAGATCCGGAAGGTCATTTTGGGAAGGCACCCTGACACTGCTCGAAGTGCTTTCCAAATTGCGGAGATTTGTCGAGACTTGGAGGACTCTGACGAAGCGAAAAAGTTTTATGAGGAAGCATGGGAGATTGAGAAGTCTCTAGGCCAAGGAAACCACAGCGAGGTCATGGTCAGCATCGTTGAGAGGTACGAAGCGATTCTTCGCAAAGGAGAGAGGAAAGATCAGTTTCGACAAGAAGCATTCGACTTTTTTCTTCGTCACTGGGACGAAGAAAGAGCCTTCGAAGGGTTTGAATTTTCACTCGCCAACAAGAGAATTATTGATTCAGTAAAAAAAGGGCTTGGTGAATTTGGCGACCGTCAAACACAGGAGAGATACCAAAAAGAAGCTCTATGGTTTTATGAAGGCGCTTGGAATTCACCGGACACGAGAAAGTTACCAGACACCAAGAGAGAGGAAATTCTGCAAACTCTCTGTGAGCTCTGTGCACAGCTTTCCGAGAAAAGTAAGGGCGAAAAGTACAGTAACGAAGCCTTTCGATTTTATGaagagaaatggaaaagaaagaaggaaggaaTGTCAGAGCACGACAGAATCGACATTCTCACCAACCTTGTAGAAATGGCTACATCACAGAGGAAAGAGAGGAAGAGACAGAAGTATGAGAGTTTGTTAAAG GGAGCCAAACAGAGCGGAACTTTGATGGGAACCGTGAAAGGATTCCTTTCTCATGGAGCAAAAG aAGTTGAACAGCTGTTCAATGAGAACGATGACAGTGACAACGAAGTTGACATTCCTtccgatgatgatgatgatgatcacgATAGTTCCGATGGTAGCGAAGAGATTCCAGAGGCTAGTCAGCAAGTGCAACAACTAGCAATTCAAGAAGAAGATGACGAAGAGTTAAAAAGTGAGCAGGAACAAGATCCAGATAGGATAAAGATACACGA AGGAAAAATCGGAGGTAAGGAAGACACATGGCACATAAGGGAAGCGGGTGCCTCTATCCAACTTTGCAGTGAGGCTATCCAACATCCCTTGCCATTTACATGTAGATGCTTACTGTGGAACCCCAGAATCCTCTCCCCACCCATTGCTAATGATGAGATATTGGTTAGCAGTGTTATTGAACTATCTCATGATGGCCCACCAGATCTGGAGTACAAGGAAAGTGTTGAAGGAACAAGATTTACAGTAGCTTTGTTGCACAGTGCCCCAAATTTGGAGGGGTATGAGGTGGTTATCAAGCAACTGATTGACCAAGAGAACAATGAATGGAAGGAATTGAAGACAGAGAATACTTGGCATGGATCAG GAACTTCAACAGTTCCCCAGTGGCTTTTCCCGTTTGCACAAGCTGTTTGTACAAAATCAGCAGTTTCTTCATTTGCTGCAATCTGGCGTCCTAAGTCTTTCACCTTTTCAAGAAGTACTGCAGTAGGTCCGGAATTGACCTGTATTGTGCCTGAATTTCCTGATGTCAGTGTCCAAATTCCTCAGAGTTGTGTGCCTGTCAATCAAGATTTCTGTGTCACAATCAAG GTACAAGAATTCCCAAGCAGTGAGCTAAAAGGAGAGGGAGGACTTGTCGGTCCAGTTCTTTACATTTCAAGCTCTCAAAATGTTACTCTCATCGCGCCTGTAACAATAAGGATTCCTCTTACCCTCCGTAGAGGAAAACAAGAGCCAGCAGAGTTATGTCCTGGTGAACTGAGGATATTACACTGTGAGTCTCTAGTTGAACCACATGACTGGAAAGACATTACAGATCAATTGGATGAACCGCCGCGTCTTCTAAATGGGAAAGCGCAATTCAAAGTTAGGCATTTCTCTGG ATTCCGTCCAATCAAGTTGATCAGATCACTTTTACAATCTGCTTCAGGCCTCACAGAGTTTTTAAGGAAACTTTGCAGTAGGTCTAGGCCTCAGCATGCCCGATTTTTTACGTGCTTGTGTGAGACCGGTGTTCGTGATCATTTTGGACTCAAACTTTTTTGCTACCCTCAAAGACTGTATTATGATGTAAAACGGCAAATATCAGAGTGTGTCGTGCCCTACAAAGACGAAGGCAGCTCTTCTAAACCAGTCTATGGAGAGGAGAAAATTTTGGTGTCTCTTTCCAAGGCAATCATACCTCAGGGCACAGACCAGAAAAATGCCTTACAATTTGTCAg aTTCCACGAAAACGAAGTTTATTACACAGCTGGTGAAGTTTGCCTAAGAAGTGAGAGTGTTCCAGTAGTGAAGTTTTGCGACCAAAATCAGGAACTTTTGTGCAACATTATCATGGTGTTAGCGTCTCAA GTTTCTATTCCTGTCACCTCTGACTTTGAAGAAGGAAGTG GTATTTCCTACCAAAGTGTGAAACATTCAGTTGTAAAGCGTCCAAATTCAGAATCATCGTCATGCAGCCCTGTTGCAGCTCCTAGGAAAAGGATACGCCAATCTGCAG GGATATATATAGTTAAAGATGGGGAACCGTCAAATGAGGAGTTGGAATATCTGTCTCTGGAACTTGAAGGAAAATGGCACAAATTAGGAAGGCGCCTGGGATTCAGCCCAGCCGTAATAAGAAACTATGATGGAGACAACCCAAAGTTGGCAGATAAAGCTTTTAACATGTTAATAGATTGGAAACAAGGACAAGGCAGCAAAGCCACTTACACAGTTTTGCACGATGCCTTGTGTCACAACTTGGTGAATCGTAAAAGTCTAGCAGAACAGTTTTGTTGCGATAAGATTGAAGGCAATGCCTCTCGTTAG